In Zingiber officinale cultivar Zhangliang chromosome 3A, Zo_v1.1, whole genome shotgun sequence, the DNA window TATGCTTTATGAAATTTGATGGATAGCTTATAGTACATCATGATGTTAGAGATAGATGAAGTGAGATGACCTATTTTAGACGTTTTAAATGTTCAATTTTACCTAATTGAAAGAATGTCATTTTGTAAGGTCTCatgtaattaaaaaatttatttatgaaattcTTTAATGTCACACGAGCGTTAATTAAGGGATGAATCTATAAAATTAtctataaattttagaaattttttagaattttaaatgaaTTTGTATGATATATTTCAAGGGGATAGAGGTGTGAAATTTGATGGAAGCATATGATACTTATTTAATTTAGGAGTTGATTAAACTTAATTACACTAAGTTAACGCTAAATAACGTAAGTATAAAAGAAATCCACCGTTCCCCAATTCTTCTGCCTCGTTCCACTCCGCAAGTTGCTGACTTCGCCACCTCACTCATCTCTTCCATTCACGACGGAGCTCCTTCCTGTGCCCTAAGCTCCAACCAAGCATCACCCCAGGCCTACGATCCCACGGAGGGCACTACGACTGGATGCAGGGACTAGGGACGACCTCACTGTCGACGCGATAACGCTGGGCGAGGGCTTTCGGAGGCAGCTGAGGGAGAGAAAGGCAAGAGCATTTTCCTCTATGTTGGTATGAATCGGTGAGGTATGGGATAGGTAGTTAGGAGGAGCCAATATGCTTGTTATGTTGCCGATTGTTGGATTGAGAGGTGGATTGATCTTTCCTGTGTTGTTCTTGTTCCATCTTGTGAATTGCTATGGATTTCCACTAGGGATTTGGGCGTTTgcatttggatttggttttgttCAGCTCTTTCTTGACAGATTGAGTTCTGGTCCAAGTTCTTGGTGGTTTCAGCTAGTTCCGATGAAGTTTTTGCTCCTTCCTATAGCTTCTGAAGGTTCAGATTGAATGTTTGTGCTTTAAGCCTTGATCAAAGATGCTCTTGTTTTCCTATTGCTTATGAAATGCTGGATTGATTTAGAAGGTAGGAGTTTGATTCGAAGTGGTTCTATTTCACTAAATTTCAGTGGATTTGACTGGTTTCAATTCAATCTTGTTCTATCTTTCCGATTAACAGTGGAATTTTGAGAATTTATTCGGTAGGTTTTACCACAGGTTATAGATTTGGATTCAGATGGATAGTGTTGGTAGAATTGTGATTTCACTTGTGTTCTGCATTCTGTGCAGATTCGAAGGTGGGGAGATGAACTTGATTTAAAACTTGGTTGGTTATTTAGCAAGACCTTGGTACGGAGTTTGGGGTATTTCGAATTGAATTTGGTACTGCACTTGTGTTCCGTTGTTGGATGAGGTTGCTTTGAGTGATTTTGATTGCCGATAACATGTTATTTGTGGCAGTCTAATTTGTATTGTTAAATCttgatttgttttttttacttcttACAGTTctatgtggaggaactcatttaTTGACGTGAACTGTTTTGACGAATAGAATTCAAATTGATAGCAGAATTGGATGGATGTCTTCAATAAGTACTAGTTTGGATGGATGGTGGATTTTCGTCATTGGTTTTAATGGGTTTATTTTCATTTCTTCTTTAAGATTCTCGGTTATGATTAGGTTCTTGTTAATTAGTATGCTTATGGTTATGCATGATTCTCAGATACGAATAGGTACTTGATTACTAGTATGACTATGATTATGCTCGATTCATGTACTGGTAAGCTTATAAATGAATGAAATGTGTTATTGATACGAGTATAATGTGGATAGATTATGTTTTCTCATGTGGCTAATTGGATGGGTATTGGCACATGTGGTGACACTACGGATGGGAGtctcgggatgagctccggggagggcccttcTAAACTTGACTAATAATGTAGCTTATCTTAGCTTCGGTTATATGACTGCATATTCTTCTAGAAGGTACCTCTAGGGTTATGATTATAGACTGATTGACTGGTTCAAATGGTGGTTACCACATGCGTGACATATCCACCCCTATTAGCTGAGTGGGTTTATTTACATATCGTACTCTTTTTCACTATCCTGTGATTTAGTTCATGTTTTATGCCTACTAGCTTCTATTTCTACTTCATATGGAAGTCATATATCTCATATTGGAATGCTCTTGCTGAGTTTGTAAACTCATGATGCTTATGTTAGAGGGAGACACTTCCTAGAATATGATGGAGTCTATACGGACGGAGTAGGCGAAGAGGTGGGATGGATGCATGACACACTGTCTGGGAGTCTTTCGGAGTGCTATGAAGGCTTGTGCTTCTTCCGAGTCTTTCCTTTACTTGTATGAGAAGTTGTGTTGGTGCCTCCATATCCTCTTTTCTGGATAAACTCCTTTGGTTGTGATGTTACCGTGTACGTTGAGTATGGTAGGTCATTCGATGGGGTTTATagcatagtttttttttttttaaaacaacaaTGTTTTCAGAGGTTGTCCGTTGAATATTGGTCTACAATTGATTGGTAAATGTTGCATATGTTCTGTTATAGGTTCCTAGAATGTGTGAGAAGTCTAGGGATatttagttggtatcagagccatcacTCCTAAAGGACATGCCATCTCGTTAAGAACTCGGCTACTTCTGCTTTCAAATTTGTAAGATTTACCTTGTTATAATCCCGAATTTAATTTAGCAACTCAGCTAGGACATAACCAATATATTAACATGCATATGTGAAGTAATGATGAACATGTGTTGGGATGTACAGGGTATGACTGCTAGAAGGAATAACGATGAGACTGAAGGTCAGAATAATCAGTTCCTAGAAGGACTCACCACACTCTTATAAGAGCAGAATTGCATTCATGGGGAGCAGATACAACAACTATTGAGAGTTAGGGAGAATGGACATG includes these proteins:
- the LOC122050400 gene encoding uncharacterized protein LOC122050400; translation: MDHDEQSNVTNFSNFSAPTKHHPRPTIPRRALRLDAGTRDDLTVDAITLGEGFRRQLRERKIRRWGDELDLKLGWLFSKTLVRSLGYFELNLIVTLRGVVLLEDQRSSGKGSSMDPTT